From a single Cyclobacterium marinum DSM 745 genomic region:
- a CDS encoding NupC/NupG family nucleoside CNT transporter, with translation MDYIRGVLGILVLVIFASIFSTNRKNIDWRLVGIGILLQAIFGILITKVAFVASIFTKVSAGFVKFLSFSEQGAQFIFGDLATSSFGFIFAFQVLPTIIFFSTVSAGLYYLGVLQKVVFVIAWVMARTMRLSGPESLSAAGNIFLGQTEAPLLVKPFIPTMSRSELMCLMTGGMATIAGGVLAGYVAFLGGDDPVEKTRFATYLLGASIMNAPAAIVISKIIIPEEKERKLDEHLDISGQVPDVNLIDAMSRGASEGLRLALNVGAMLLAFIAVIAALNYLLSGIIGEFLGLNNFVVKSTNGTFSGFSLEYLLGQVFRVFAWIIGVEWKDTLEVGSLLGQKTVINEFVAYLGLAEMKEAGSLSPKSIVIATYALCGFSNFSSIAIQVGGIGSIAPGQQGNLSKLGMHALLAATIACLMTATIAGALF, from the coding sequence ATGGACTATATAAGAGGGGTTTTAGGGATCTTGGTTCTGGTGATATTCGCTAGTATTTTTTCCACAAATAGAAAAAATATTGATTGGCGGTTGGTAGGGATAGGGATTTTGTTACAAGCTATATTTGGTATTCTAATTACCAAGGTTGCTTTTGTGGCATCAATCTTTACAAAGGTTAGTGCAGGCTTTGTAAAGTTTCTTAGTTTCTCTGAGCAAGGGGCTCAATTTATATTTGGAGACTTGGCGACAAGCTCCTTTGGTTTTATTTTTGCCTTCCAAGTTCTGCCAACAATTATCTTTTTTTCTACAGTATCAGCAGGATTGTATTACTTGGGCGTTCTACAGAAAGTTGTGTTTGTGATCGCCTGGGTGATGGCCCGAACAATGCGCCTTTCAGGGCCAGAGAGTTTATCTGCTGCAGGAAATATATTCTTGGGACAAACAGAGGCGCCATTGCTTGTAAAGCCCTTTATTCCCACAATGTCCAGGTCAGAACTAATGTGTTTGATGACGGGAGGCATGGCTACCATTGCTGGAGGTGTTTTGGCAGGGTATGTCGCGTTTTTAGGTGGGGATGACCCGGTAGAGAAAACACGCTTCGCCACTTATCTATTGGGCGCCAGTATAATGAATGCCCCCGCAGCTATTGTAATCTCTAAAATTATTATTCCTGAAGAGAAAGAGAGAAAATTAGATGAACATTTGGATATAAGTGGTCAGGTACCTGATGTAAACCTTATTGATGCAATGTCCAGAGGAGCATCCGAAGGACTGCGGTTAGCCCTTAATGTAGGGGCGATGCTTTTGGCCTTTATTGCTGTTATTGCAGCTTTAAATTACTTGTTGTCAGGAATTATAGGTGAATTCTTAGGATTAAATAATTTTGTGGTAAAATCTACCAATGGAACATTTTCAGGCTTTTCGCTGGAATACCTCTTGGGACAAGTGTTTAGGGTTTTTGCTTGGATAATAGGAGTGGAGTGGAAAGATACCCTTGAGGTAGGCTCGCTATTGGGACAAAAAACAGTGATTAATGAATTCGTTGCCTATTTAGGCTTGGCCGAAATGAAAGAAGCAGGGAGTCTTTCACCAAAATCAATTGTTATTGCTACTTATGCCCTTTGCGGCTTTTCCAACTTTAGCTCAATAGCTATTCAAGTGGGAGGGATAGGAAGTATAGCGCCCGGACAACAGGGGAATTTATCAAAATTAGGCATGCATGCACTTTTGGCTGCAACCATTGCCTGTCTGATGACAGCCACTATTGCCGGGGCACTGTTTTAA
- a CDS encoding bifunctional nuclease family protein has translation MDNTVELEILGLSSNSTQSGSFTLVLGESEGKRKLPIVIGMFEAQAIAIEIEKIIPNRPMTHDLFKAFSSNFQFTIDHILISDMREGVFYAKVMCQSSYKKVEIDARPSDAIAIAVRFDAPIYCTNAVMSEAAIEFTEEDEKREQEASGISKTGKRESTGKGKSQEASLKDFSLDKLNQMLEKAIGNEDYEKAARLRDEINRRN, from the coding sequence GTGGACAATACAGTTGAGTTAGAAATTTTGGGGTTATCCTCCAATAGTACACAGTCTGGTTCTTTTACCTTAGTTTTGGGGGAATCTGAGGGAAAACGGAAGTTACCCATTGTCATAGGTATGTTTGAAGCCCAAGCTATTGCTATTGAAATAGAAAAAATTATTCCAAACAGGCCTATGACACATGATTTGTTCAAGGCCTTTTCCTCCAATTTTCAATTTACAATCGATCATATATTGATATCAGATATGCGGGAAGGAGTCTTCTATGCCAAGGTCATGTGTCAAAGTTCCTATAAGAAAGTAGAGATTGATGCCAGACCTTCTGATGCAATTGCCATTGCTGTCAGGTTTGATGCTCCAATTTATTGTACAAATGCTGTAATGTCTGAAGCTGCTATTGAATTTACCGAAGAAGATGAAAAGCGTGAGCAAGAAGCTTCCGGAATTTCTAAAACAGGTAAGAGGGAATCTACAGGAAAGGGAAAGTCACAGGAAGCATCACTCAAGGATTTTAGCCTGGACAAACTCAATCAGATGCTTGAAAAAGCCATTGGCAACGAAGATTATGAAAAAGCTGCACGCTTAAGGGATGAGATTAATAGAAGAAATTAA
- a CDS encoding succinylglutamate desuccinylase/aspartoacylase family protein gives MKEMVINGIRVRPGQSLNIEIAIARLPTHTLIDLPVFIRSSSTPGPTVLICGGVHGDEINGIVTVKRMLEENIFQPIKGTLIFIPLVNVYGFLSNSRTFPDGRDLNRSFPGNNKGSLASQIAQILTNEIIPQIDYGIDFHTGGRMLSNYPQIRVDFRDDKGLELAEAFGANFTVNSMHIDKSFRKEAFKNNKHILVFEGGESMRLDDQVIQEGIAGTGRLLKYLGMISGSYPLKKTHKIEESRWVRAKVSGIFNASVSLGDEVKKGQMLAKISDPYGQVKVPIKASASGFVIGINNLPVVNAGDALVHIGKSQSKI, from the coding sequence ATGAAAGAAATGGTTATCAACGGCATTAGGGTCAGACCCGGTCAATCTTTAAATATTGAAATAGCAATTGCAAGATTACCTACCCATACCCTGATAGATTTGCCGGTGTTTATTAGGAGTTCTAGTACGCCTGGACCAACTGTACTCATATGTGGGGGAGTGCATGGTGATGAAATCAATGGTATTGTCACGGTGAAGCGGATGCTTGAAGAAAATATTTTTCAACCCATCAAAGGCACACTAATTTTTATCCCTTTGGTGAATGTCTATGGTTTTTTAAGTAATTCGCGAACATTTCCTGACGGAAGAGATTTAAATAGGAGTTTTCCTGGAAACAATAAAGGATCATTGGCTTCTCAAATTGCCCAAATTCTTACAAATGAAATTATTCCTCAGATAGATTATGGAATTGATTTTCATACCGGCGGGAGAATGTTGTCCAATTACCCCCAAATCCGGGTAGATTTCAGAGATGATAAAGGATTGGAACTCGCCGAAGCCTTTGGTGCTAATTTTACAGTTAATTCGATGCATATAGACAAATCTTTTCGGAAGGAAGCCTTTAAAAATAACAAGCATATTTTGGTTTTTGAAGGGGGGGAATCGATGAGGTTAGATGATCAGGTCATTCAGGAGGGGATTGCCGGAACAGGGAGATTGCTGAAATATCTAGGGATGATCAGTGGTAGTTATCCGTTGAAAAAAACCCATAAAATTGAAGAGAGCCGTTGGGTCCGTGCTAAGGTCTCTGGGATCTTTAATGCTTCTGTGTCCTTAGGAGACGAAGTGAAAAAGGGACAGATGCTTGCCAAAATTTCTGATCCCTACGGTCAAGTAAAAGTTCCTATCAAAGCTTCTGCCTCAGGTTTTGTTATAGGGATCAATAATCTGCCCGTGGTTAATGCCGGTGATGCGCTTGTTCACATAGGTAAATCTCAATCCAAAATCTAA
- a CDS encoding electron transfer flavoprotein subunit alpha/FixB family protein produces the protein MSILVYIEQDQGKIKGSSLEAVSYAAGLSELQGGEVNVLGLGSIAAEEWNKVGAAGANAIFHIGDERLDQGVILAHADAIAQVFEKVEASTLILAKSSLGDAVAARLAVKLEAGLVSNVVGLPDLSDGFVVKRSIFTGKAFADTSIDTEKKILAVKKNIHPIKTDGGEVKVESLDLTISEENFVAKIIGAEKAEGEILLPEADIVVSGGRGLKGPENWNMIEELAESLNAAKGCSKPVSDLGWRPHHEHVGQTGVKVAPTLYVAVAISGAIQHLAGVNASKYIVVINSDPDAPFFKAADYGIVGDAFDVVPKLTQAIKALK, from the coding sequence ATGTCGATATTAGTATATATAGAACAAGATCAGGGTAAAATAAAAGGTTCTTCTCTGGAGGCAGTGTCATATGCAGCAGGACTTTCAGAATTACAAGGTGGGGAAGTCAATGTTTTAGGTCTAGGATCTATAGCAGCAGAAGAATGGAATAAAGTAGGAGCTGCCGGTGCCAATGCCATTTTCCATATTGGTGATGAGAGGCTGGACCAAGGAGTTATATTAGCTCATGCAGATGCCATTGCCCAGGTTTTTGAAAAAGTGGAGGCCTCAACACTTATCTTGGCTAAATCATCACTTGGAGATGCTGTAGCAGCTAGGTTAGCGGTAAAACTAGAGGCAGGACTTGTCTCCAACGTGGTAGGATTACCGGATCTGTCTGATGGTTTTGTGGTAAAAAGAAGTATTTTTACAGGCAAAGCTTTTGCAGACACATCGATTGACACAGAAAAGAAAATTCTTGCTGTAAAGAAAAATATTCATCCCATTAAGACTGATGGTGGTGAAGTGAAGGTTGAATCTTTGGATTTAACCATATCAGAAGAGAATTTTGTTGCGAAAATAATAGGTGCAGAAAAAGCTGAGGGAGAAATATTGCTACCGGAAGCAGATATAGTTGTTTCCGGTGGAAGAGGGCTTAAAGGCCCGGAAAACTGGAACATGATTGAAGAACTTGCCGAAAGCTTGAATGCAGCGAAAGGATGTTCTAAACCAGTTTCGGATTTAGGTTGGCGCCCCCATCATGAACACGTAGGTCAAACTGGTGTTAAAGTTGCACCGACCTTGTATGTTGCCGTTGCCATATCGGGAGCGATCCAGCACCTTGCAGGAGTTAATGCTTCGAAGTATATTGTAGTCATTAACAGTGACCCGGATGCTCCTTTCTTCAAGGCCGCAGATTACGGGATCGTAGGAGATGCTTTTGATGTGGTACCTAAATTGACACAAGCAATTAAGGCATTAAAATAA
- a CDS encoding peptide MFS transporter — translation MKKEDQFLGKHNAPNENFEIEGAQLFGHPKGLMTLFFTEMWERFSYYGMRALLILFMTAPIATGGLGFDDQTSGAIYGLYSMFVYLLALPGGWIADRLVGLKKSVWYGGIIITLGHFTMALPGLFSVMSSAPDLPKDQLTGLDLYSFFLGLILIVLGTGLLKPNISSIVGQLYPENSSKRDAGFSIFYMGINMGAFLAPIACSTLAIYDWHLGFGLAGFGMLMGLIQYKLTSKHLRGVGDFTLPENEIESRKRSKLINAVWLSLVVLAIIIACFFLEIISIDPTAIAAVSNTVIAIVALLFFLYVLFLGGLNSDEKKKVGVVMVLFVFSSIFWSGFEQAGSSLNLFAERFTDRVVMGWEIPAGYFQSINSIFIILFAPFFGAMWVMLAKKNLEPSSPLKFAFGLVLLGIGFLVMYFAAKIAASGDLAAPTWLVITYLFHTFGELSLSPVGLSLTTKLAPKKFVGQMMGMWFLSIAMGSLIAGRIAGGASGGTAEALSKMPDQYLLIVYTVVGAGLVLMLIAKPIRRLMGNVH, via the coding sequence TTGAAAAAGGAAGATCAGTTTTTAGGTAAACACAATGCTCCGAACGAAAATTTTGAAATTGAGGGGGCACAGCTGTTTGGACATCCGAAAGGTCTAATGACCCTTTTCTTTACTGAAATGTGGGAGAGGTTCAGTTACTACGGTATGCGGGCTTTACTAATTTTATTTATGACGGCTCCAATTGCCACAGGAGGACTAGGTTTTGATGACCAAACATCTGGGGCGATCTATGGGCTTTATTCTATGTTTGTATACCTCTTGGCCCTTCCGGGAGGATGGATAGCAGATCGACTTGTAGGGCTTAAAAAATCGGTATGGTATGGCGGGATTATTATTACCTTAGGACACTTTACCATGGCTCTTCCGGGCTTATTCTCTGTCATGTCAAGTGCTCCCGATTTGCCGAAAGATCAATTGACAGGTCTGGATTTGTATTCATTTTTTCTCGGGTTAATTTTGATAGTTTTAGGTACAGGTTTACTTAAACCCAATATTAGTTCAATAGTGGGACAACTGTACCCGGAAAATAGCTCTAAGAGAGATGCCGGGTTTTCCATTTTCTATATGGGGATAAACATGGGCGCTTTCTTGGCTCCAATTGCATGTAGCACCTTGGCCATTTATGATTGGCATTTAGGTTTTGGATTGGCCGGTTTTGGGATGCTAATGGGGTTGATCCAATATAAATTGACCAGCAAGCACCTCAGGGGTGTAGGGGATTTCACTCTTCCTGAAAATGAAATTGAAAGTCGAAAAAGAAGTAAATTGATTAATGCAGTATGGCTCTCCCTAGTGGTGCTTGCCATAATTATTGCCTGTTTCTTTCTGGAAATAATTTCTATTGATCCTACAGCAATAGCTGCGGTTTCCAATACTGTGATTGCCATTGTTGCCTTGCTTTTCTTTTTATATGTATTGTTTTTAGGGGGCTTAAATAGTGATGAAAAGAAAAAAGTAGGTGTAGTAATGGTCTTATTTGTATTTTCTTCTATTTTTTGGTCTGGGTTTGAACAAGCTGGCTCATCTTTGAATTTGTTTGCCGAAAGGTTTACAGATAGGGTGGTCATGGGATGGGAGATCCCTGCAGGATATTTTCAATCTATCAATAGTATCTTTATTATTCTGTTTGCACCTTTCTTTGGAGCCATGTGGGTAATGCTGGCTAAAAAGAATCTGGAGCCAAGCTCTCCTCTTAAGTTTGCCTTTGGCCTGGTACTATTAGGAATTGGTTTTTTGGTAATGTATTTCGCAGCCAAAATTGCTGCCTCTGGTGATTTGGCAGCACCGACTTGGTTGGTAATCACCTACCTGTTCCATACTTTTGGAGAATTAAGCCTTAGTCCTGTGGGTTTAAGTTTAACCACAAAATTAGCCCCTAAGAAATTTGTTGGACAAATGATGGGAATGTGGTTTTTATCCATCGCTATGGGTAGCCTAATTGCCGGGAGAATAGCCGGTGGAGCCAGCGGGGGAACAGCCGAAGCATTATCCAAGATGCCTGACCAATACCTCTTGATAGTTTATACCGTTGTGGGGGCTGGTTTGGTGCTTATGCTAATTGCTAAACCTATCCGGCGATTAATGGGGAATGTTCATTGA
- a CDS encoding deoxycytidylate deaminase: protein MNKPDFDDIFMELAVNLAQRSHCIKKHVGAVLTKDTRIISIGYNGPPPGTHNCDEEFPVEGCRRDSKGSCSLALHAEQNAILYAVKNKASVEGSTLFVTLAPCLPCARIIYSMGISKVIFLNSYAEYKGIGLDEGLEFLKKFGVTVSKYDKIIKNQDVLI from the coding sequence ATGAACAAACCCGATTTTGACGATATTTTTATGGAACTAGCGGTTAATCTAGCTCAACGTTCCCATTGTATTAAAAAGCATGTAGGTGCTGTTCTCACTAAAGATACTAGAATAATCTCAATCGGTTACAATGGTCCACCTCCGGGTACTCATAATTGTGATGAAGAATTTCCGGTGGAAGGGTGTAGGAGAGATAGCAAAGGCAGCTGTTCGTTGGCCTTACATGCAGAGCAGAATGCTATACTGTATGCCGTCAAAAATAAAGCCTCTGTAGAGGGTTCTACCTTATTTGTAACTTTAGCTCCCTGTCTGCCTTGTGCAAGGATTATTTATTCCATGGGTATTTCAAAAGTTATTTTCTTAAATTCTTATGCTGAGTATAAGGGGATTGGATTGGATGAAGGGCTTGAATTTCTGAAAAAATTTGGGGTAACTGTTTCCAAATACGACAAGATCATCAAAAACCAAGATGTATTGATTTAG
- a CDS encoding electron transfer flavoprotein subunit beta/FixA family protein, with product MKILVCITHVPDTTSKIQFIDNNTQLDKKGVQFIIGPYDDYALARAVELKAETSGNITVLNVGEAETEPTLRKALAIGADEAVRINAAPKDAFFVAKQIANYAKENAFDLILMGRESIDFNGGMVHGMVGELLGMPSMSPVMKLEIEGGKGKLSREIEGGKEFIEVDLPFIAGCQEPIAEWKIPNMRGIMSARTKPLSVIEPAEEAERTAVNSYEMPPAKGAVKLVDNVDQLVDLLKNDAKIL from the coding sequence ATGAAAATATTGGTTTGTATCACGCATGTACCTGATACCACTTCAAAGATTCAATTTATTGATAATAATACCCAGTTAGATAAAAAAGGCGTTCAATTCATAATAGGACCTTACGATGACTACGCTTTGGCTAGGGCTGTAGAGTTAAAAGCAGAAACAAGTGGGAACATTACTGTCCTTAATGTAGGGGAAGCTGAAACCGAACCCACACTTAGAAAGGCTTTGGCCATAGGTGCGGATGAAGCTGTTAGGATTAATGCAGCCCCTAAAGATGCCTTTTTTGTGGCCAAGCAAATTGCTAATTATGCAAAAGAAAATGCCTTTGATTTAATCCTTATGGGAAGGGAATCTATTGATTTTAATGGTGGTATGGTTCATGGTATGGTTGGGGAGTTATTAGGCATGCCTTCTATGTCTCCCGTAATGAAATTGGAGATTGAGGGTGGCAAAGGAAAACTGTCCAGAGAAATAGAAGGAGGAAAGGAATTTATTGAGGTAGACTTGCCTTTTATTGCCGGGTGTCAAGAACCTATTGCAGAATGGAAAATCCCCAATATGCGTGGGATAATGTCTGCAAGGACTAAACCACTTTCAGTGATTGAACCTGCTGAAGAAGCTGAAAGGACCGCAGTCAATTCCTATGAAATGCCTCCTGCCAAAGGAGCAGTCAAGCTGGTTGATAATGTAGATCAACTGGTTGATTTATTGAAAAATGATGCCAAAATTCTTTAA
- the murB gene encoding UDP-N-acetylmuramate dehydrogenase, with protein sequence MKIQENISLKAYNTFGIDVKAKFFTEIRSKEDVLEAITFAKNAELPILILGGGSNVLFTSDLEALVLKINIEGIGQIKQVNNKVILAAGAGVIWHDFVLYSLEHNLAGIENLSLIPGTVGAAPMQNIGAYGVEIKAVFHSLEAIEISTGISKTFFPKDVNFGYRESVFKKDLKGKYIIYKVNFNLSTSHEPNISYGDIQKVLEEMNHASPTAKNISEAVISIRQSKLPDPKFIGNAGSFFKNPIITTEIYNELKHTYPALPGYPNGPSHIKIPAAFLIENTGWKGKKIGKVGVHDKQPLVLVNHGGGKGKDILELSQKIQLDVQNKFGIFLEREVNLINDKSLIHL encoded by the coding sequence ATGAAGATACAGGAAAATATTTCATTAAAAGCCTACAATACCTTTGGAATAGATGTTAAGGCAAAATTCTTTACCGAAATAAGAAGCAAAGAAGACGTACTTGAAGCCATTACCTTTGCCAAAAATGCTGAATTACCTATCCTTATTTTGGGAGGAGGAAGTAATGTACTGTTCACATCGGACTTGGAAGCATTGGTATTGAAGATAAATATTGAAGGAATAGGTCAAATTAAGCAAGTTAATAATAAGGTTATTTTAGCTGCTGGAGCAGGTGTAATATGGCATGATTTTGTCCTATATAGTCTTGAGCATAATTTAGCAGGTATAGAAAACCTCTCTTTAATACCGGGTACTGTAGGTGCAGCCCCCATGCAAAATATCGGTGCCTATGGAGTAGAGATTAAAGCTGTATTCCACAGTTTGGAAGCCATCGAAATAAGTACCGGTATTTCTAAAACTTTTTTTCCCAAGGATGTGAATTTTGGTTATAGAGAAAGTGTTTTTAAAAAAGACCTTAAGGGCAAATACATTATTTATAAAGTTAATTTCAACCTCTCTACCTCACATGAGCCCAATATTAGTTATGGGGATATTCAAAAGGTTTTAGAAGAAATGAATCATGCTTCGCCTACTGCTAAAAACATTAGCGAGGCAGTAATTAGCATTCGTCAATCAAAACTTCCGGATCCAAAATTTATAGGTAATGCCGGAAGCTTTTTTAAGAACCCGATTATAACCACAGAAATCTATAATGAATTAAAACATACCTACCCGGCTTTACCGGGTTACCCCAACGGGCCATCCCACATCAAGATTCCAGCAGCATTTTTGATTGAAAATACCGGCTGGAAAGGCAAAAAAATAGGAAAGGTTGGCGTTCACGACAAACAACCATTGGTTCTAGTAAATCATGGAGGAGGCAAGGGAAAAGATATTCTTGAATTAAGTCAGAAAATCCAGCTGGATGTTCAAAACAAATTTGGCATATTCCTGGAAAGGGAGGTTAATCTTATCAATGATAAAAGCTTGATTCACCTCTAA
- a CDS encoding response regulator — translation MIKIVLIDDDPISIFVTEKLISRNVLEPFKVFSFSSATAALKDIYKIRPDYLFLDINMPEMNGWDFLEKFQPTKKDPEIYILSSSIDETDITKAGKYKKVKNYLTKPLIKQYIKLIFSRKGSKKGN, via the coding sequence ATGATTAAAATAGTATTAATAGATGATGATCCTATCAGCATTTTCGTAACTGAAAAACTGATTTCTAGAAATGTTTTGGAACCTTTCAAAGTATTTTCTTTTAGTAGCGCTACTGCTGCACTAAAGGACATTTATAAAATACGACCTGATTACTTATTCCTTGATATTAACATGCCGGAAATGAATGGGTGGGACTTTTTAGAAAAATTTCAACCTACAAAAAAAGATCCGGAAATATATATTTTAAGCAGCTCAATTGATGAAACAGATATCACCAAAGCCGGTAAATACAAAAAGGTGAAAAATTACCTAACCAAACCTTTAATTAAACAATACATCAAACTAATATTTAGCCGAAAAGGAAGTAAAAAAGGCAATTAA
- a CDS encoding peptidylprolyl isomerase — protein MTTGEIHTDKGIMKVEFYDQDAPKAVANFIDLANKGFYNGLNFHRVIPNFMIQGGCPKGNGTGGPGYTIDCELDGELQYHDKGVLSMAHAGRNTGGSQFFICHNRENTQHLDRNHTCFGKVVEGLDIVDQIKQGDKIVKVVIND, from the coding sequence ATGACAACAGGAGAAATTCATACCGATAAAGGCATAATGAAAGTTGAGTTTTACGATCAAGATGCCCCTAAAGCAGTTGCAAACTTTATTGATTTAGCCAACAAAGGTTTTTACAATGGGTTAAACTTTCACAGAGTAATTCCAAATTTCATGATCCAAGGCGGTTGCCCTAAAGGTAACGGCACAGGAGGCCCTGGTTACACCATTGATTGTGAATTAGATGGTGAATTACAGTACCATGATAAAGGCGTTCTTTCCATGGCCCATGCTGGGAGAAATACCGGAGGATCACAATTTTTCATCTGTCACAACAGGGAAAACACCCAGCACCTTGATAGAAATCATACTTGTTTCGGAAAGGTGGTTGAAGGACTAGACATTGTGGATCAGATCAAGCAAGGTGACAAAATTGTTAAAGTTGTCATCAACGATTAA
- a CDS encoding SDR family oxidoreductase yields the protein MKYQEGMLVPNALKDQVIMISGGGTGLGAAMGRYFLSLGAKLVICSRNIDVLNKAARAMEKEIGGEVFPLACDLRDYEQVAKMYEQGLAHYGKVDAVVNNAAANFISPTNRLSSNAFHTIVDIVLKGTANLTLVAGKNWIKEKAAGTFLNIVTTYAFTGSAYVVPSASAKAGVLAMTRSLAVEWAPYNIRSNAIAPGPFPTSGAWERLLPGELAEKFDPARKNPLGRVGEHQELANLAAYLVSPFSAYINGEIITIDGGEWLQGAGQFNGLKAIKPEWWDAMDAKRKKK from the coding sequence ATGAAATATCAGGAAGGTATGCTCGTCCCAAATGCTTTAAAAGATCAAGTCATTATGATTTCCGGAGGAGGGACAGGTTTAGGTGCTGCAATGGGGCGCTATTTTTTGTCATTAGGTGCGAAGCTGGTGATTTGTAGCAGAAATATTGATGTATTGAATAAGGCTGCTAGAGCAATGGAAAAGGAGATTGGAGGAGAGGTTTTTCCACTAGCTTGTGATTTAAGAGATTATGAGCAAGTTGCCAAAATGTATGAGCAGGGTTTGGCTCATTATGGTAAAGTGGATGCAGTAGTCAATAACGCAGCTGCAAATTTCATCAGTCCTACGAACAGGTTGTCTTCCAATGCCTTTCATACCATAGTGGATATAGTGTTGAAAGGAACCGCCAACTTAACCCTTGTAGCAGGTAAAAACTGGATAAAGGAAAAGGCTGCAGGGACTTTTCTAAATATAGTCACTACCTATGCTTTTACCGGATCTGCATATGTGGTGCCAAGTGCTTCAGCCAAAGCCGGGGTTTTGGCCATGACCCGTTCTTTAGCTGTAGAGTGGGCTCCTTATAATATCCGCTCAAACGCCATTGCTCCTGGACCTTTCCCTACTTCGGGTGCTTGGGAACGCCTACTACCCGGAGAATTGGCAGAAAAGTTTGACCCTGCTCGGAAAAATCCTCTCGGTAGGGTGGGGGAACATCAAGAATTGGCCAATCTTGCAGCGTATCTTGTTTCTCCGTTTTCAGCTTATATTAATGGGGAAATAATAACCATTGACGGTGGTGAATGGCTGCAAGGAGCAGGGCAATTCAATGGTTTGAAGGCCATCAAGCCGGAATGGTGGGATGCCATGGATGCGAAAAGGAAGAAAAAATAA